The following are from one region of the Paenibacillus bovis genome:
- a CDS encoding DNA-3-methyladenine glycosylase, with the protein MNIHEIVQLTALEAAPRLLGKMISRITEDGEIRCRIVETESYGGAEDKGSHAYGNRRTARTEMMFRQGGYAYIYLIYGMYHCLNVVTGDENDPQAVLIRAVEPLTPKDEQLMLKHRPAAARQLKNISNGPGKLCQALSIDKSCNGLHLLASGGTLRLEDPPEDIFYDIESGPRINIDYAQEYAAKPWRFYIKNHPYISAKNTTPLPYLLERPPIL; encoded by the coding sequence ATGAACATTCACGAAATTGTACAACTGACAGCACTCGAAGCCGCTCCGCGATTACTCGGTAAAATGATCAGCCGAATCACCGAAGATGGCGAGATCCGCTGCCGGATTGTCGAGACGGAGAGCTACGGCGGAGCCGAGGACAAAGGCAGTCATGCCTACGGCAACCGCCGCACTGCACGTACGGAGATGATGTTCCGGCAGGGCGGTTATGCCTACATTTACCTGATCTATGGCATGTATCACTGCCTCAACGTGGTCACCGGCGACGAAAATGATCCGCAAGCTGTACTGATTCGCGCGGTAGAGCCTCTGACTCCAAAAGATGAGCAGCTCATGCTAAAACACCGTCCGGCTGCAGCGCGCCAGCTCAAAAATATCTCCAATGGCCCCGGCAAACTTTGTCAGGCCCTTTCGATCGACAAATCGTGTAACGGATTGCATCTGTTGGCAAGTGGCGGAACATTACGGCTGGAAGATCCACCAGAGGATATTTTTTACGATATCGAATCCGGGCCGCGCATCAATATCGACTATGCCCAGGAGTATGCAGCCAAACCATGGCGCTTCTATATTAAAAACCATCCCTATATCTCTGCCAAAAACACGACTCCACTTCCTTATCTATTGGAGCGGCCGCCGATTCTGTAG
- a CDS encoding bifunctional diguanylate cyclase/phosphodiesterase, which yields MQYIHAHYNPYIVTLSVLIAILASYIALNIVGKVGQSTGRNKALWTGLGAFVMGNGIWSMHFIGMLALEADISMSYDLKIVALSAVFSILASLIAFYVTLDAVTRLWKISLGGALMGAGIVAMHYTGMAALHTAVMITYDPVYWLLSLAAALMASYAALLLFRRFRNHPGFSIWKFYSAVVMGLAISGMHYVGMAATQFHYTRQELQSAPPAGQMLLISAVAIVTLFILAASWAAVFVEKHVLERMAYSDPLTGLPNRHGLQRYFTKEFTAQTEGAVLFLDLDRFKSINDTLGHDVGDELLIEVSKRLQLCTQNQGIVFRLGGDEFLIASSSGSVDTTIQLAESILDSIKQPYHLANNQLFITGSIGIALVPQHGFERTFLMRAADTAMYVSKNTGKNKYSIFSEDMNQRQIRRMELEKDLRNAQEQEEFFIVYQPKWDSLHNRLTGMEALLRWKHPQLGIVSPGEFIPIAEETGLIIPMTDWILEKVCEQNKIWQQQADIYIPISVNMSARMFECSAFPERIARILADTGLEPQYLELEITESIAMNGIEGTVEQLQQIQQQGVGISLDDFGTGYSSLGSLDEMPVDIIKIDQVFVRNIDHASKQSIISTIIAIAYNLNMEMVAEGVETVEQIQFLQSKGCFIMQGYYYGKPMTVEQMNQWLEQSADQIPLAE from the coding sequence ATGCAATATATACATGCACACTATAATCCTTATATCGTAACGCTATCTGTTCTTATCGCTATTCTGGCTTCCTATATAGCATTGAATATCGTCGGCAAGGTCGGCCAGTCCACTGGCAGGAACAAGGCACTATGGACAGGTCTGGGCGCCTTTGTTATGGGCAATGGGATCTGGTCTATGCATTTTATCGGTATGCTGGCTTTGGAGGCAGACATCAGCATGAGCTACGATCTGAAAATTGTCGCTCTGTCTGCTGTATTTAGCATTCTGGCTTCACTGATTGCTTTTTACGTGACACTGGATGCAGTGACCCGGCTCTGGAAAATAAGCCTGGGTGGTGCGCTTATGGGTGCGGGTATTGTGGCAATGCACTACACCGGCATGGCTGCTCTCCATACAGCGGTCATGATCACATATGATCCAGTCTACTGGCTATTGTCACTGGCTGCTGCTTTGATGGCTTCCTATGCAGCCCTACTTCTTTTTCGTCGTTTTCGTAATCATCCGGGCTTCAGTATCTGGAAATTCTACAGTGCTGTCGTTATGGGACTCGCAATCTCCGGGATGCATTACGTAGGCATGGCGGCGACCCAGTTTCATTACACCCGGCAGGAATTGCAGAGCGCGCCTCCGGCAGGCCAGATGCTGTTGATTTCTGCAGTAGCGATTGTGACGCTGTTTATTCTGGCGGCTTCGTGGGCGGCCGTATTTGTGGAGAAACATGTGCTGGAACGTATGGCATACAGTGATCCGCTGACCGGCCTGCCGAACCGTCATGGACTGCAGCGTTATTTTACCAAGGAATTTACAGCGCAGACCGAAGGAGCAGTTCTGTTTCTCGATCTGGATCGTTTCAAATCGATCAATGACACGCTGGGTCACGATGTAGGGGATGAACTACTAATAGAAGTATCCAAAAGACTACAGCTCTGTACCCAGAATCAGGGTATTGTTTTCCGGCTCGGCGGTGATGAATTCCTGATTGCATCCAGTTCAGGCTCTGTCGATACGACGATTCAATTGGCGGAATCCATACTGGATTCGATCAAGCAGCCTTACCATCTCGCTAACAACCAGCTGTTCATTACAGGCAGTATCGGTATCGCGCTTGTCCCGCAGCATGGATTTGAACGCACTTTTCTGATGCGGGCTGCGGATACCGCGATGTATGTATCCAAAAACACCGGCAAGAACAAGTACAGCATTTTTAGTGAAGATATGAATCAGCGTCAGATTCGCCGGATGGAGCTGGAGAAAGATCTGCGTAATGCCCAGGAGCAGGAAGAATTCTTTATTGTGTATCAGCCCAAATGGGATTCCCTGCATAATCGGCTGACAGGGATGGAAGCGCTGCTGCGCTGGAAGCATCCACAGCTGGGTATTGTATCTCCTGGAGAATTTATCCCTATTGCCGAAGAGACAGGCCTTATTATCCCCATGACAGACTGGATTCTGGAAAAGGTGTGCGAGCAGAACAAGATCTGGCAGCAGCAGGCAGATATTTATATACCGATCTCGGTTAATATGTCTGCGCGTATGTTTGAATGCTCTGCCTTTCCCGAACGTATTGCCCGGATTCTGGCCGATACCGGACTGGAGCCTCAATATCTGGAACTGGAGATCACGGAATCTATTGCGATGAACGGAATCGAAGGCACCGTTGAACAGCTGCAGCAGATTCAGCAGCAGGGCGTGGGCATTTCGCTGGACGACTTTGGTACAGGATATTCTTCGTTAGGCAGTCTGGATGAGATGCCGGTCGATATTATCAAAATCGATCAGGTATTTGTCCGTAATATTGATCATGCATCCAAACAGTCGATTATTAGCACCATTATCGCTATCGCCTATAATCTGAATATGGAGATGGTTGCAGAAGGCGTGGAGACGGTTGAACAGATTCAATTCCTCCAATCCAAAGGCTGTTTTATTATGCAGGGTTATTATTATGGCAAGCCGATGACCGTGGAACAAATGAATCAATGGCTGGAACAGTCAGCCGATCAGATACCGCTGGCGGAGTAA
- a CDS encoding C25 family peptidase C-terminal domain-containing protein: MRKKGYTLFTMLLVVALVFSSWPGHVQAADGALGISSANGQNVAGQKTNLAITYAPGIQLNLAGSTVFTLPAGITATVADKFNGTNLPANAISSDGRTITLNASLIGLNLLASNTLTLNNKTLPAAGNYSFGASVKNLLNVTIGEATQQGTFTVIGAVPPPTAAQISVSNAISGNSTITVTGQNPGDTITVYNDKNEVLGTGTVNASGQASISAALVAAGGTIQVSALRGTAESAKTSFTYTAAVLSPIPAANISVSNSYGTQDSVAVTGLTAGDLVTVYSNGSAIGTGTADSNGAVTIAVTLTPEGGSLSVTRKRSGVESAATPVSYPAQIIPPVASGNVTVTNSYGGTSQVTVKNLSIGDIVTVSANGTVLATAPAVTNTLTLPVLLEPAGGSLNISVKQGILQSATTTVNYAAIVVPSILSSNIQVKNLSGNADVVTAVNLTEGDTVTVYDGTGVLGTGTVDAQGKVSIPVQLLPVGGSVNVSVNHAGVESLATPVVYVAEIVPAILSNQISMSPILNGTANVSVNGLNNGDTVKVYGNGTVLGTATAGASGTVSIPVSVNAQGGSLSVELLRNGLASAATSITYGAVVVPPVTAANITVSNNSGNNDTVTVTGQTQGNLITVYGNGKVLGTATVGSNGQAVINAALVPVGGVIDVSVTSQGVESVVTPVLYLAEVVPALTAASVNVDNNTGSQDIVKIGGLKQGDTVKVYGSADLLGSADLQADGTLEVPVTLLPVGGSLSVALVRNGVESVPTLVSYSAEIVKPLLPAAIKVENLIEATSKVTVSGLQNGDIIHVYANGELLGTGTADSNGVAAVDTDLAPNGGVVGVSLVRNTVESPTAQISYGSIIVPAIDASQVQPQNNYGDEDTVTITDLKEDQAITVYQDNEVLGTGKANASGTVVIELTLIPAGGEMQVSTEYLGIESSPVSVSYGAEVVPPIPAADITIVNNEGNMDSVSIRNLVAGDLVTIYQSNNVISTKTADTNGNITAGLTLQPYGGTLSFTREHSGIASIATDVVYTAEPGPVLPQSSVSVNNVTGDEDTVQVTGLQQGDMIRVYDANGTLLGSDIAGSFNWVMLQVQLLPEGGSVSVQLTRNQMDSNIVTVTYAAEEVPPANAPVADIALDSEQGDQAVITVTGMNEGDIAKVYDDDDQLLGSASANASGKAAVSFKFLKAQGRLFAKVASGGVETTVRSFDYQGIVFPTTDPVAELTGIDGDQGTVTATNIVSGDTVKVYDADGNLLGTQVADGNGQAVVNFTFPTTDGELTVTVTSNGTETEIITLAYSGVELPVTPTPAANLSDVDGDQGTVTVTNVTSGDTVKVYDADGNLLGTQVADGNGQAVVNFTFPTTDGELTVTVTSNGTETEITTLPYSGVDLPATPAPAANLSDVDGDQGTVTVTNVTSGDTVKVYDADGNLLGTQVADSNGQAVVNFTFPTTDGELTVTVTSNGTETEITTLPYSGVDLPATPAPAANLSDVDGDQGTVTVTNVTSGDTVKVYDADGNLLGTQVADGNGQAVVNFTFPTTDGELTVTVTSNGTETEITTLPYNGVDLPATPAPAADLSDVDGDQGTVTVTNVASGDTVKVYDADGKLLGTQVADSNGQAVVNFTFPTTDGELTVTVTSNGTETEITTLPYSGVDLPATPAPAANLSDVDGDQGTVTVTNVTSGDTVKVYDADGNLLGTQVADGNGQAVVNFTFPTTDGELTVTVTSNGTETEITTLPYNGVDLPATPAPAADLSDVDGDQGTVTVTNVASGDTVKVYDADGKLLGTQVADSNGQAVVNFTFPTTDGELTVTVTSNGTETEITTLPYSGVELPATQVTAELVNVTGDQGTVSANGVQAGDVINVYDENDELLGTATATTSGQLSIPVTFTKSQGTLVIRLERNGSVILVDSINYSDVVIDNPGTPSTPDAVISDVSGDQGTVVVTGVGSGDTVIVYGTDNQVLASEVADGNGTATLTFTFPNEQGELTVVVVTNGTETEIKTLPYSGVDLPATPAPAADLSNVDGDQGTVTVTNVTSGDTVKVYDADGNLLGTQVADSNGQAVVNFTFPTTDGELTVTVTSNGTETEITTLPYSGVDLPATPAPAADLSDVDGDQGTVTVTNVASGDTVKVYDADGNLLGTQVADSNGQAVVNFTFPTTDGELTVTVTSNGTETEITTLPYSGVDVPATPAPAADLSNVDGDQGTVTVTNVASGDTVKVYDADGNLLGTQVADSNGQAVVNFTFPTTDGELTVTVTSNGTETEITTLPYSGVDVPATPAPAADLSNVDGDQGTVTVTNVASGDTVKVYDADGNLLGTQVADGNGQAVVNFTFPTTDGELTVTVTSNGTETEIATLPYNGVEIPGGTDPGTGGGTDPGTGGGTDPGTGGGTDPGTGGGTDPGTGGGTDPGTGGGTDPGTGGGTDPGTGGGTDPGTGGGTDPGTGGGTDPGTGGGTDPGTGGGTDPGTGGGTDPGTGGGTDPGTGGTDPGTGGTDPGTGGTDPGTGGGTDPETDAGNDDGGTTGSIPSETGGTVPGENGGTVPSETGGTVPSTPAAPANPVTAATPTGGTPAATTPAPATAPATTTPAPADNGVTSAAGIGAVTPAAEVGTGGGGGGSAATTPAADANTVTAASGEGTAADLNDTADSSVITLKSVAKTRFVDVNNSWAKANIDRLQDLGILNGVGNNKFDPNAVITRAQFTQMINNLLQLNGTSAGTASYKDVQANDWHHDAISAVSATRITDGYTDGTYQPDKQITREEMAHIISNTLNYLDPAGSFAADSAQTLNAFSDKKQVSNWAKDTLATGVKEKIIMGRPNGKIAPGANATRAEAATVIARLMDRMSSKFNITE, from the coding sequence ATGAGGAAAAAAGGGTATACGCTGTTTACCATGTTATTGGTAGTGGCGCTGGTATTCTCCAGCTGGCCAGGTCATGTCCAGGCAGCAGATGGAGCACTAGGTATATCTTCAGCAAATGGACAGAATGTGGCAGGCCAAAAAACAAATTTGGCTATTACGTATGCACCTGGCATTCAACTGAATCTGGCAGGCAGTACGGTATTTACCTTACCTGCAGGTATTACAGCCACTGTAGCGGACAAGTTTAACGGAACCAATCTTCCGGCGAACGCAATCAGTAGTGACGGAAGAACGATAACTTTAAACGCTTCCTTAATTGGACTCAACTTGTTGGCTTCCAATACGCTAACTTTAAATAACAAGACATTGCCTGCAGCAGGCAATTACTCTTTTGGAGCTTCTGTTAAAAATCTGTTGAATGTTACGATTGGGGAAGCAACCCAGCAGGGAACATTCACAGTGATCGGTGCAGTGCCTCCGCCGACAGCAGCACAGATCAGTGTAAGCAATGCAATCAGCGGCAATTCGACTATTACGGTTACCGGCCAAAACCCGGGAGATACCATTACCGTCTACAACGATAAAAATGAAGTTCTCGGTACAGGTACAGTCAATGCTTCTGGACAGGCAAGCATCTCGGCAGCATTGGTTGCAGCAGGCGGCACGATTCAGGTGAGTGCGCTGCGTGGTACAGCCGAAAGTGCAAAAACCTCCTTTACCTATACAGCAGCCGTACTGAGTCCGATTCCGGCAGCTAATATCAGTGTCAGCAATTCGTACGGCACTCAGGATAGTGTAGCTGTAACCGGACTGACCGCAGGCGATCTGGTGACAGTCTACTCCAACGGCAGTGCGATTGGTACGGGCACAGCAGACAGCAATGGAGCAGTTACCATTGCAGTAACACTGACACCGGAAGGCGGCAGCCTGAGTGTTACCCGCAAACGCAGCGGTGTAGAGAGTGCAGCGACTCCAGTCAGTTATCCGGCTCAAATTATTCCGCCGGTAGCTTCCGGTAATGTAACAGTTACCAATTCATATGGTGGAACTTCCCAGGTAACTGTCAAGAATCTGTCGATCGGAGATATCGTTACAGTATCTGCCAACGGCACGGTTCTGGCAACAGCACCGGCAGTTACCAATACACTGACATTACCTGTTCTGCTGGAACCGGCAGGTGGCAGTCTCAATATCAGTGTAAAGCAGGGTATCCTGCAAAGTGCTACAACGACGGTTAACTATGCGGCCATTGTCGTTCCGTCGATTCTCTCCAGCAATATTCAAGTGAAAAATCTGTCCGGAAATGCAGATGTTGTTACGGCTGTAAATCTGACAGAAGGAGATACAGTCACTGTATATGATGGCACAGGTGTACTGGGTACAGGCACAGTAGATGCGCAGGGGAAAGTCTCCATTCCTGTACAACTGCTTCCTGTAGGCGGTTCGGTCAATGTCAGTGTGAATCATGCAGGAGTGGAAAGTCTGGCGACGCCGGTTGTATATGTAGCAGAGATTGTACCTGCTATTCTGAGCAACCAGATCTCCATGTCTCCTATTTTGAATGGAACAGCAAATGTAAGTGTGAACGGCTTGAACAATGGTGATACTGTAAAAGTATATGGCAACGGTACAGTACTTGGTACTGCTACTGCAGGTGCTTCCGGAACAGTCAGTATTCCGGTGAGTGTGAATGCGCAGGGCGGGAGTCTGAGCGTGGAGCTGCTGCGTAATGGACTGGCAAGTGCTGCTACCTCCATCACGTATGGAGCAGTTGTTGTACCACCTGTAACAGCTGCCAATATCACGGTAAGTAATAATTCCGGCAATAACGATACAGTTACCGTTACCGGACAGACACAGGGCAATCTGATCACCGTATATGGTAACGGTAAAGTGCTGGGTACAGCGACTGTAGGCAGTAACGGTCAGGCTGTAATCAATGCAGCACTCGTACCTGTAGGTGGTGTCATCGATGTCAGTGTAACTTCACAGGGCGTAGAGAGTGTAGTGACACCGGTTCTGTATCTGGCAGAAGTCGTGCCGGCACTGACGGCAGCAAGTGTAAATGTAGATAACAATACCGGCAGTCAGGATATCGTTAAAATTGGCGGCCTGAAACAGGGTGACACCGTAAAAGTATATGGCAGCGCTGATCTGCTGGGCAGTGCTGATCTGCAGGCAGACGGTACGCTAGAAGTACCTGTAACTCTGCTGCCTGTTGGCGGCAGCCTGAGTGTAGCGCTGGTGCGTAATGGTGTGGAAAGTGTGCCAACACTCGTCAGCTACAGTGCAGAGATCGTCAAACCTCTTCTGCCAGCTGCAATCAAAGTAGAGAATCTGATCGAAGCCACCTCCAAAGTAACAGTAAGTGGTCTGCAAAATGGCGATATCATCCATGTGTATGCCAATGGAGAACTGCTGGGTACGGGTACTGCGGACAGCAACGGAGTAGCTGCAGTGGATACCGATCTGGCTCCAAATGGTGGTGTAGTAGGCGTCAGCCTGGTTCGTAATACAGTCGAGAGTCCAACTGCACAAATCAGCTACGGCTCCATTATCGTACCTGCAATTGATGCAAGTCAGGTTCAACCACAAAACAATTACGGCGATGAAGACACTGTAACCATAACCGATCTCAAAGAAGATCAGGCAATTACGGTGTATCAGGATAATGAGGTACTGGGTACCGGCAAAGCCAATGCCAGTGGTACAGTTGTTATTGAACTGACCCTGATCCCGGCAGGCGGAGAAATGCAGGTAAGTACAGAATACCTGGGCATTGAAAGCAGCCCGGTATCTGTATCGTATGGAGCAGAAGTCGTGCCTCCGATTCCGGCGGCAGATATTACGATTGTAAATAATGAAGGAAATATGGATAGCGTCAGTATCCGTAATCTGGTAGCAGGTGATCTTGTTACTATTTATCAAAGCAATAATGTAATCAGCACCAAAACAGCAGATACAAATGGCAATATTACGGCTGGTCTGACACTGCAGCCATACGGAGGTACGCTTTCTTTTACAAGAGAGCATAGCGGTATTGCCAGCATAGCTACAGATGTCGTATATACAGCAGAACCGGGTCCGGTATTGCCTCAATCCAGTGTCAGTGTAAACAATGTGACCGGTGATGAAGATACGGTTCAAGTAACCGGATTGCAGCAAGGCGATATGATCCGTGTATATGATGCCAATGGAACACTGCTGGGCAGCGATATTGCCGGCTCATTTAACTGGGTAATGCTGCAAGTACAGCTGCTGCCCGAAGGCGGCTCCGTATCCGTACAACTGACACGTAATCAGATGGACAGTAATATTGTAACAGTGACGTATGCGGCTGAAGAAGTTCCACCAGCCAACGCACCGGTAGCCGATATTGCTCTGGATTCCGAACAGGGAGACCAGGCGGTTATTACAGTGACAGGCATGAATGAAGGCGATATCGCCAAAGTCTATGACGATGACGATCAATTGCTTGGATCTGCTTCGGCAAACGCAAGCGGCAAAGCGGCAGTAAGCTTCAAATTCCTCAAAGCACAGGGACGACTTTTTGCCAAAGTAGCTTCTGGTGGAGTGGAAACTACTGTACGCAGCTTTGATTATCAGGGAATTGTATTCCCGACAACAGATCCAGTAGCAGAATTGACTGGTATAGATGGTGACCAAGGAACGGTTACAGCTACGAATATTGTTTCCGGCGATACAGTGAAAGTGTACGATGCCGATGGCAACCTGCTCGGCACACAAGTAGCCGACGGCAATGGCCAAGCAGTAGTAAACTTTACGTTCCCGACAACCGATGGTGAACTCACTGTTACGGTAACCAGCAATGGAACCGAGACAGAGATTATAACGCTTGCATATAGTGGAGTAGAACTGCCAGTGACGCCAACACCAGCTGCCAATTTGAGCGACGTAGATGGTGATCAAGGGACAGTTACAGTCACCAATGTAACTTCCGGCGATACAGTCAAAGTGTATGATGCCGATGGCAACCTGCTCGGCACACAAGTAGCTGACGGCAATGGCCAAGCGGTAGTGAACTTCACGTTCCCAACAACCGATGGTGAACTGACCGTGACGGTAACCAGCAATGGAACCGAGACGGAGATTACCACGCTGCCATACAGCGGAGTGGATCTTCCAGCAACGCCAGCACCAGCTGCTAACTTGAGCGACGTAGATGGTGACCAAGGAACCGTTACAGTAACTAATGTAACTTCCGGCGATACAGTGAAAGTATACGATGCTGATGGCAACCTGCTCGGCACACAAGTAGCCGACAGCAACGGCCAAGCAGTAGTAAACTTCACGTTCCCAACAACTGATGGCGAACTGACTGTTACGGTAACCAGCAATGGAACCGAGACGGAAATTACTACACTGCCATACAGCGGAGTAGATCTTCCAGCAACGCCAGCACCAGCCGCTAATTTGAGCGACGTAGATGGTGATCAAGGAACCGTTACAGTCACCAATGTAACTTCCGGCGATACAGTGAAAGTGTACGATGCCGATGGCAATTTGCTTGGCACGCAAGTAGCTGACGGCAATGGCCAAGCGGTAGTAAACTTTACGTTCCCGACAACCGATGGCGAACTGACTGTTACGGTAACCAGCAATGGAACCGAAACGGAAATTACAACGCTGCCATACAACGGAGTAGATCTTCCAGCAACGCCAGCACCAGCCGCTGATTTGAGCGACGTAGATGGTGATCAAGGAACCGTTACAGTAACTAATGTAGCTTCTGGCGATACAGTGAAAGTGTATGATGCTGATGGCAAACTGCTCGGCACACAAGTAGCCGACAGCAACGGTCAAGCAGTAGTGAACTTCACGTTCCCGACAACTGATGGCGAATTGACCGTGACGGTAACCAGCAATGGAACCGAAACGGAGATTACAACGCTGCCATACAGCGGAGTAGATCTTCCAGCAACGCCAGCACCAGCCGCTAATTTGAGCGACGTAGATGGTGATCAAGGAACCGTTACAGTCACCAATGTAACTTCCGGCGATACAGTGAAAGTGTACGATGCCGATGGCAATTTGCTTGGCACGCAAGTAGCTGACGGCAATGGCCAAGCGGTAGTAAACTTTACGTTCCCGACAACCGATGGCGAACTGACTGTTACGGTAACCAGCAATGGAACCGAAACGGAAATTACAACGCTGCCATACAACGGAGTAGATCTTCCAGCAACGCCAGCACCAGCCGCTGATTTGAGCGACGTAGATGGTGATCAAGGAACCGTTACAGTAACTAATGTAGCTTCTGGCGATACAGTGAAAGTGTATGATGCTGATGGCAAACTGCTCGGCACACAAGTAGCCGACAGCAACGGTCAAGCAGTAGTGAACTTCACGTTCCCGACAACTGATGGCGAATTGACCGTGACGGTAACCAGCAATGGAACCGAAACGGAGATTACAACGCTGCCATACAGCGGAGTAGAACTGCCGGCAACACAGGTAACAGCTGAACTGGTAAATGTAACAGGGGACCAGGGAACTGTAAGTGCAAATGGAGTACAAGCAGGCGATGTTATTAATGTATACGACGAAAATGATGAACTACTGGGAACAGCTACAGCCACTACAAGTGGACAACTAAGTATTCCGGTTACTTTTACCAAGTCTCAAGGTACACTGGTTATCCGTTTGGAACGTAATGGTTCGGTTATACTAGTAGATTCCATTAACTATTCAGATGTTGTGATCGATAATCCAGGTACCCCTTCAACACCTGATGCAGTAATTAGTGATGTGAGTGGTGATCAGGGAACCGTAGTCGTAACAGGTGTCGGCTCAGGAGATACTGTTATTGTCTATGGTACCGACAATCAGGTACTCGCAAGCGAAGTGGCTGATGGAAATGGTACAGCTACATTGACATTTACCTTCCCGAACGAACAAGGTGAGCTGACAGTAGTTGTAGTAACCAATGGAACCGAAACAGAAATTAAAACACTGCCATACAGCGGAGTGGATTTACCAGCAACGCCAGCACCAGCCGCTGATTTGAGCAATGTAGATGGTGATCAAGGAACCGTTACAGTAACTAATGTAACTTCTGGTGATACAGTCAAAGTGTATGATGCCGATGGCAACCTGCTCGGCACACAAGTAGCCGACAGTAACGGCCAAGCAGTAGTAAACTTCACGTTCCCGACAACCGATGGTGAACTGACTGTTACGGTAACCAGCAATGGAACCGAGACGGAAATCACCACACTGCCATACAGCGGAGTAGATTTACCAGCAACCCCAGCACCAGCCGCTGATTTGAGCGACGTAGATGGTGATCAAGGAACCGTTACAGTAACTAATGTAGCTTCTGGCGATACAGTGAAAGTGTACGATGCCGATGGCAACCTGCTCGGCACACAAGTAGCTGACAGCAACGGCCAAGCGGTAGTGAACTTCACGTTCCCGACAACTGATGGCGAACTGACTGTTACGGTAACCAGCAATGGAACCGAAACGGAAATCACCACACTCCCATACAGCGGAGTAGATGTTCCAGCAACGCCAGCACCAGCCGCTGATTTGAGCAATGTAGATGGTGATCAAGGGACCGTTACAGTAACTAATGTAGCTTCTGGCGATACAGTGAAAGTGTACGATGCTGATGGCAACCTGCTCGGCACACAAGTAGCCGATAGTAACGGCCAAGCAGTAGTGAACTTCACGTTCCCAACAACTGATGGTGAACTGACTGTTACGGTAACCAGCAATGGAACGGAAACTGAGATTACAACGCTGCCATACAGCGGAGTAGATGTTCCAGCAACGCCAGCACCAGCCGCTGATTTGAGCAATGTAGATGGTGACCAAGGAACCGTTACAGTAACTAATGTAGCTTCCGGCGATACAGTCAAAGTTTATGATGCTGATGGCAACCTGCTCGGCACACAAGTAGCCGACGGCAATGGCCAAGCAGTAGTAAACTTCACGTTCCCGACAACCGATGGTGAACTGACCGTTACGGTAACCAGCAATGGAACGGAAACAGAAATTGCAACACTTCCTTATAATGGAGTAGAAATTCCAGGAGGAACTGACCCAGGAACCGGAGGAGGAACTGACCCAGGAACGGGTGGAGGAACTGACCCAGGAACGGGAGGAGGAACCGACCCAGGAACGGGTGGAGGAACTGATCCAGGAACGGGTGGAGGAACTGACCCAGGAACGGGTGGAGGAACCGATCCAGGAACTGGAGGAGGAACTGACCCAGGAACTGGAGGAGGAACTGATCCAGGAACGGGTGGAGGAACCGACCCAGGAACGGGTGGAGGAACTGATCCAGGAACGGGTGGAGGAACCGACCCAGGAACGGGTGGAGGAACCGACCCAGGAACGGGAGGAGGAACCGACCCAGGAACCGGAGGAGGAACTGACCCAGGAACTGGAGGAACTGACCCAGGAACTGGAGGAACTGACCCAGGAACTGGAGGAACTGACCCAGGAACCGGAGGAGGAACTGATCCAGAAACCGACGCAGGAAACGATGATGGCGGAACTACCGGCAGTATTCCAAGTGAAACCGGCGGAACCGTACCTGGTGAAAATGGAGGTACCGTACCGAGCGAAACCGGCGGAACTGTACCAAGTACACCAGCGGCACCAGCTAATCCTGTTACTGCAGCCACACCAACAGGCGGAACACCAGCTGCTACAACACCAGCCCCAGCTACAGCGCCTGCTACAACAACACCAGCTCCGGCAGATAATGGCGTAACCAGCGCAGCAGGTATTGGAGCAGTAACACCAGCAGCTGAAGTTGGAACTGGCGGAGGAGGTGGCGGCTCTGCTGCTACAACCCCAGCAGCAGATGCCAACACTGTAACAGCTGCAAGTGGAGAAGGTACAGCTGCTGATCTGAACGACACTGCTGACAGCTCTGTTATTACACTGAAGTCTGTTGCCAAAACTCGCTTTGTAGACGTGAATAATTCATGGGCCAAGGCAAATATTGATCGCTTGCAGGATCTGGGTATTCTTAACGGCGTAGGCAATAACAAGTTTGATCCAAATGCAGTGATCACCCGTGCTCAGTTTACGCAAATGATCAATAATCTGTTGCAGCTGAACGGCACATCTGCTGGAACAGCCAGCTACAAAGATGTACAAGCCAATGACTGGCACCATGATGCGATCTCGGCAGTAAGCGCAACACGCATTACCGATGGTTATACGGACGGTACGTACCAACCGGATAAGCAGATTACACGTGAAGAAATGGCGCATATTATCAGCAACACATTGAATTATCTGGATCCTGCCGGCTCATTCGCTGCAGATTCCGCGCAGACTCTGAATGCTTTTAGCGATAAAAAACAAGTCTCCAACTGGGCTAAAGATACCCTCGCTACAGGCGTCAAAGAAAAAATTATAATGGGCAGACCAAATGGCAAGATTGCTCCAGGTGCCAATGCTACACGGGCTGAAGCAGCCACTGTAATTGCTCGTCTGATGGATCGGATGTCATCCAAATTCAATATTACCGAATAA